The following proteins are encoded in a genomic region of Bacteroidota bacterium:
- a CDS encoding four helix bundle protein, whose translation MDNRRSNKIIELTFQFSLDIIQIVEKLESNRKYVIANQLLKSGTSIGANVRESQNAESKSDFIHKLKIALKETDETLYWLELVNAAYKNIDSTKLIEDLKIIDKVLSKIVSTIKNKQKESLSN comes from the coding sequence ATGGATAATAGACGAAGCAATAAAATTATTGAATTAACATTCCAATTTTCGTTGGATATTATTCAAATTGTTGAAAAATTAGAGAGTAATAGAAAATATGTTATTGCCAACCAATTGCTAAAATCCGGAACCTCTATTGGCGCAAATGTAAGAGAATCGCAAAATGCAGAAAGCAAATCTGATTTTATCCATAAACTAAAAATTGCTCTAAAAGAGACAGATGAAACATTGTATTGGCTAGAATTAGTAAATGCTGCGTATAAGAATATTGACTCCACTAAACTAATTGAGGATTTGAAAATAATCGACAAAGTTTTGAGTAAAATTGTGAGCACAATTAAAAACAAGCAAAAAGAATCATTGTCTAATTAA
- a CDS encoding iron ABC transporter permease gives MQDKRSNLFFLVLILLTILLFITDILLGPVKISIADFFNTTSPSNTISSILFELRLTKAITAIAAGAGLSISGLLLQTLFKNPLAGPYTLGVTSGASLGAAIAFMSGFYFSNTYLQTISVFALSGIGSFGVLLLIAFISSRIKNIVIILIVGLLLGHLLGALESLLQFFSRPEQLQSFAIWGMGSFSQTSLSQSIWMLLIIIILFFSSLFFSKPLNSLLLGHEKALLIGTNTKKVQNLIIAIAGIIATLITALCGPIAFIGFIAPHIARWLFKTYNHKTLLHASFFIGCVLALFCDIISQNLFSSLLIPVNIIASIIGAPIIIWIIVKRISI, from the coding sequence ATGCAAGACAAACGAAGCAACTTATTTTTTCTTGTTCTTATTTTACTTACTATTCTATTGTTTATAACGGACATACTTTTAGGTCCTGTAAAAATTTCAATTGCTGATTTTTTCAATACTACTTCTCCATCAAACACCATATCCTCTATTTTATTTGAACTTAGATTAACAAAAGCAATTACCGCAATCGCAGCGGGAGCCGGCCTATCAATAAGTGGATTATTATTACAAACATTATTTAAAAACCCGCTGGCTGGGCCATATACACTTGGCGTAACCTCAGGAGCGAGCCTTGGTGCAGCAATTGCATTTATGTCGGGGTTTTATTTTTCCAATACATATTTACAAACTATAAGCGTTTTTGCATTATCCGGAATTGGTTCGTTTGGGGTGCTGCTGCTTATTGCATTTATTTCTTCTCGTATAAAAAACATTGTAATCATTCTAATTGTTGGACTGCTACTAGGGCACTTGCTAGGTGCTTTAGAAAGTCTACTACAATTTTTCTCCAGACCGGAACAACTTCAATCTTTTGCTATTTGGGGAATGGGGAGCTTTAGTCAAACTTCTCTTTCACAAAGTATATGGATGTTACTAATTATAATAATTCTATTTTTTTCTTCCTTATTTTTTTCAAAACCCCTTAACAGTTTATTATTAGGACATGAAAAAGCTTTACTGATTGGAACTAACACGAAAAAAGTACAAAATTTAATTATTGCCATTGCGGGAATAATAGCTACACTTATAACTGCACTCTGTGGACCAATTGCCTTTATTGGGTTTATTGCTCCGCATATTGCACGATGGCTTTTTAAAACATATAATCACAAGACTCTTTTGCACGCTAGCTTTTTCATTGGTTGTGTACTAGCCTTATTTTGCGACATTATATCTCAAAATTTATTTTCGAGTTTATTAATTCCGGTAAACATTATTGCATCCATCATTGGTGCACCAATCATCATTTGGATTATTGTAAAACGAATTTCAATATAG
- a CDS encoding ABC transporter ATP-binding protein: MNDTTPIQITIKNLTIGFKNEVVSNFSTQLSGGDFIALIGNNGTGKTTLLKTIAGITPSIKGSVLIGEKKISILSISDKAKIISYVNTQRIENSYLTVQSFIEFGRYPHSNLLHQLSDKDQEIIDNAIQTIGIGHLVKKPINELSDGEYQKAQLAMTLAQNTSIILLDEPTSFLDYTSKIETIRLLKKIAVELKKIIVFSSHDLELLQKHCTTFWLINNKSISFPEKENIIP, from the coding sequence GTGAACGATACTACTCCAATACAAATTACTATTAAAAACCTTACCATAGGATTTAAAAACGAGGTTGTCTCAAATTTTTCGACACAACTTTCCGGAGGAGATTTTATAGCACTCATTGGCAACAACGGAACTGGAAAAACTACGCTTTTAAAAACTATTGCAGGAATAACACCTTCAATTAAAGGCTCCGTACTAATTGGAGAAAAAAAAATCAGCATCCTTTCTATTTCCGATAAAGCCAAAATAATATCCTACGTAAACACACAACGTATTGAAAATAGCTATTTAACAGTGCAATCCTTTATTGAGTTTGGAAGATACCCCCATAGTAATTTACTTCACCAACTTTCTGACAAAGACCAAGAAATTATTGACAATGCAATACAAACCATTGGAATTGGCCACTTAGTAAAAAAGCCAATCAACGAATTAAGTGATGGAGAATATCAAAAAGCTCAATTGGCAATGACATTGGCACAAAATACATCCATTATTCTACTAGATGAACCCACCTCTTTTTTAGATTATACAAGTAAAATAGAAACCATACGTTTATTAAAGAAAATTGCTGTTGAATTAAAAAAAATAATCGTTTTTTCATCACATGATTTAGAGCTTTTACAAAAGCACTGTACTACATTTTGGCTTATCAATAATAAAAGCATAAGTTTTCCTGAAAAAGAAAACATAATTCCCTGA
- a CDS encoding gliding motility-associated C-terminal domain-containing protein: protein MYLFLFMRMNHTATKQNLLFLFFIFFLHTNYYFSQKYSPDLVNGISGNTNIPELLNGNGTLGNTYNYSACGLGFEIRHKLVTDRALSLGHNGSGLPAVLTFSLLPTKCYSIEKAYIWFGGSYSSAPPSNLTLNLVNPQSQSTNFSASLVGSLASGKCWQNLGETGTCTYRADVTSAISSSNSNGNYTLNVTGYPSTAQLQGLDGFTMIIIFRDLNSNQNGTLVIDDGLVTRQTGNSFSHTISNFSVCATSNAAAFMTVSDLQNNAPTNNVTFRYGSTNQSYPKEFWNNFLNSTTASSGQTAITYSLNTGGNPNNNGDCYSVHMAGYYYTNTVCATCPQAAFNTNASTQNPLCNAQCNGSIQLTPSGGTSPYTYRWNNNATTSARTSLCSGVYSVSITDNRGCTVTNTITVTQPAVLGGSITVSNVTCNGSGNGGAIANGTGGTPNYNFNWGSGYTTNNSNPNLNPGTYTVTIRDANNCTTNRTYTITQPTAITSTLSTTGATCNATATGSVSASTSGGVPTYQYNWGAGYTTSANQLGVTAGNYNVIIKDANNCTITKNYTITEPTAISSTITGNNIICNGQTNGSATISASGSNGGFTYTWSNSTVGSSVNNLSANTYSVTIRDSKGCTSSKSITITQPSAITISLTTQQAYCGQSNGSINSSVTGGNSPYTFAWSNSANTQNINNVSGGAYTLVVTDAGGCTKQASATVTNSTGGTANISSSSNVSCNGGSNGSAVASITGGTFPFSYTWSNNVFTQANNNLTAGTYTVTIRDANGCSSQTSVTITQPSAISATLSAVSSICTAANGSITTAVSGGVPSYSFLWNNSSTNQNINSLASGTYTVTVRDANNCTKNFSATVNNTGAGTASIVSQSNILCFGGNNGIATATITGGTSPYNYNWSNSSTSNTINNLTAGVYTLTIGDANGCSSQTSVTITQPSQLSGSITSNTLNCFGDINGTATALGSGGTNPYTYSWSNSSTQQTISGVSAGFYSVLITDNNNCTTTKNVTILQPSDISATITSTNVSCFGGNNGASIASASGGTSPYNYSWSNNNLTQNTNNLSANLYSVIVLDNNGCSKSFSVNITQPAALSATLNTTSSSCLNNNGSISSVVSGGISPYTYSWSNNATTSSISNLTSSVYSLQITDANNCSTSFTQTLSNSGAPSISILSQNNVNCFGSTNGSASISVSGGSNPYTYSWSNGNNTSIATGLTANTYTVFVTDAGGCSTQSTITITQPGSAITGTLQTSISSCVGNTNGIITSNFSGGSMPYNYLWNTSATTSSLNNLTTGVYTLTLSDNNGCSLQLSTLLGASGGGTASISAQSNVSCFGGTNGSATASVIGGLAPFTYNWSTNSTSSQINNLAPGSYIVLTTDANGCTSLDTAIISQPNAPLSATASITSSVTCNGAANGIITVATAGGTSGYIYTLSPGNTISFNGIFNGVAAGAYTILVTDANGCTSSATAFGSIIIPQPNPINVSANISANASCFGTATGIINASANGGVPNYLYSLAPSGQTSTTGIFTNIVAGTYTVIVTDNANCTSTNNAVVTITQPTAITFAANTTVTNESCPQTFDGSINTVASGGAGGFSYSLLPAGATNNNGTFSNLSAGSYTIVVTDATSCTAVSQAFAITNQSEGKVIAENDETSVEFNTSASIDISANDTTSNATITIVQNPINGSIISISNGVVNYKPNEGFSGNDSLTYVVCDQFCTLACDTAKVYLNVLPELIFSIPNGFSPDGDGINDKFVIKNIDRFGDNKLEIYNRWGVLIFEASSYKNEWDGTTNNSSAVVLGDGKVVSGTYYYVLTLKDNNEIHKGYLEIRR, encoded by the coding sequence ATGTACCTATTTCTATTTATGCGTATGAACCACACTGCTACTAAACAGAATTTACTGTTTTTGTTCTTTATATTTTTCCTACATACGAATTATTATTTCTCTCAAAAATATTCTCCCGACTTAGTTAACGGAATTTCGGGAAATACCAATATTCCTGAACTACTAAATGGGAACGGAACACTTGGAAATACCTATAACTACTCGGCCTGTGGATTAGGATTTGAAATACGTCACAAACTAGTAACCGACAGAGCATTATCATTAGGTCATAACGGCTCAGGACTGCCGGCAGTACTAACATTTTCTTTACTACCAACCAAATGCTATTCTATTGAAAAAGCATATATCTGGTTTGGTGGCTCTTATAGCTCTGCCCCACCATCTAACCTAACATTAAACTTGGTAAATCCTCAAAGTCAATCTACCAATTTTTCTGCTTCATTAGTTGGCTCGTTAGCATCCGGAAAATGTTGGCAAAATCTTGGTGAAACTGGCACTTGTACATATAGAGCAGACGTTACTTCTGCCATAAGTTCTTCAAACAGCAATGGTAATTACACATTAAATGTTACCGGATACCCTTCTACTGCACAACTTCAAGGACTAGATGGCTTTACTATGATAATTATATTTAGAGATTTAAACTCCAATCAAAATGGAACATTAGTAATTGATGATGGATTAGTTACAAGACAAACAGGAAACTCATTCTCACATACGATATCTAATTTTTCAGTTTGTGCAACCAGCAATGCAGCCGCTTTTATGACTGTTTCCGACTTGCAAAATAATGCACCAACCAACAATGTAACATTCAGGTACGGATCTACCAACCAATCTTATCCTAAAGAATTTTGGAATAATTTTTTAAACTCAACAACGGCAAGTTCCGGACAAACAGCAATAACATATAGCTTAAATACTGGAGGAAACCCTAACAATAATGGTGATTGTTATTCGGTTCACATGGCCGGTTATTACTATACAAATACAGTATGTGCAACATGCCCGCAAGCAGCATTTAACACGAATGCAAGCACACAAAATCCTTTATGTAACGCACAGTGCAATGGCTCAATACAATTAACCCCTTCGGGAGGGACGAGTCCATACACCTATAGATGGAATAATAATGCAACCACAAGCGCCAGAACATCTTTGTGTAGTGGTGTTTATTCTGTAAGTATAACAGATAATAGAGGATGTACTGTTACGAATACAATTACCGTAACGCAACCTGCTGTTTTAGGAGGAAGTATAACTGTGAGTAATGTTACATGCAATGGTTCAGGCAATGGTGGTGCAATAGCAAATGGAACAGGCGGCACACCAAACTATAATTTTAATTGGGGTTCAGGGTACACTACCAACAACTCCAATCCAAATTTAAATCCTGGAACATATACAGTAACAATAAGAGATGCTAACAATTGTACTACAAACAGAACCTACACTATTACACAGCCAACTGCAATTACAAGTACACTAAGCACAACCGGGGCAACTTGCAACGCTACTGCTACGGGTTCAGTTTCCGCTTCAACTAGTGGAGGTGTGCCAACTTATCAATATAATTGGGGTGCTGGATATACAACTTCTGCAAATCAATTAGGCGTCACAGCAGGAAACTATAATGTTATTATTAAAGATGCCAATAATTGCACTATTACAAAAAACTATACTATTACCGAACCTACTGCCATTAGTTCAACAATAACAGGAAATAATATTATTTGCAACGGACAAACCAATGGAAGTGCGACAATCTCCGCAAGCGGAAGTAATGGCGGATTCACCTATACCTGGAGTAACAGCACAGTGGGGAGTAGTGTAAATAATTTATCGGCAAATACTTACAGTGTTACTATCAGAGATAGCAAAGGTTGTACTAGCAGCAAATCTATAACAATAACACAACCTAGTGCCATTACTATTAGCTTAACCACACAGCAAGCGTATTGTGGGCAATCCAATGGAAGTATTAATTCATCAGTAACAGGAGGAAACAGCCCATACACCTTCGCGTGGAGCAATAGTGCGAACACTCAAAATATTAATAATGTATCGGGAGGAGCTTATACATTAGTAGTTACAGATGCAGGCGGTTGTACCAAACAAGCTTCCGCAACAGTAACCAACTCTACAGGAGGCACAGCAAACATTAGCAGCTCATCGAATGTTTCGTGCAACGGGGGCAGCAATGGCTCTGCAGTTGCAAGTATTACAGGCGGAACATTTCCATTTAGTTACACATGGAGCAATAATGTTTTCACACAAGCAAATAACAATCTAACTGCCGGAACATATACCGTAACGATTAGAGATGCAAACGGATGTTCTTCCCAAACCAGTGTTACAATAACTCAACCTTCTGCAATTAGCGCCACACTGAGTGCAGTTTCGTCAATCTGTACAGCAGCAAATGGATCTATAACTACTGCTGTTTCAGGAGGTGTGCCATCATACAGCTTTTTATGGAACAACTCATCAACTAACCAAAACATTAATTCATTGGCTTCAGGCACGTACACGGTTACAGTAAGAGATGCAAATAACTGTACAAAAAACTTCTCTGCAACAGTAAATAATACTGGTGCAGGAACAGCTAGTATTGTAAGTCAATCAAACATATTATGTTTTGGAGGAAACAATGGAATAGCAACTGCAACTATTACAGGCGGCACCAGCCCCTACAATTACAATTGGAGCAACTCCTCTACTTCAAACACTATTAATAACTTAACTGCCGGAGTATATACCTTAACTATTGGAGATGCAAACGGATGTTCTTCTCAAACATCTGTTACTATAACTCAACCGAGCCAACTATCAGGATCTATCACCTCTAACACTTTAAATTGCTTTGGAGATATAAACGGAACAGCAACTGCGCTGGGTTCCGGAGGTACAAATCCATACACATATTCGTGGAGCAACAGTTCAACACAACAAACAATAAGTGGAGTATCGGCAGGCTTCTACAGCGTATTGATTACAGACAATAATAACTGTACCACAACAAAAAATGTTACAATACTCCAACCTTCTGATATATCGGCAACAATTACATCTACTAACGTGTCATGCTTTGGAGGAAATAACGGAGCCTCTATTGCATCTGCCTCCGGAGGAACAAGCCCGTACAATTATTCCTGGAGCAACAATAATCTTACGCAAAACACAAATAATCTATCAGCTAATTTGTATTCTGTTATTGTTCTAGATAACAACGGCTGCTCTAAAAGCTTCTCCGTAAACATTACTCAACCGGCTGCATTATCTGCTACCTTAAATACCACTTCGTCTTCTTGCTTAAATAACAATGGCTCTATCTCAAGCGTTGTTAGCGGAGGTATTTCTCCATATACATATTCGTGGAGCAATAACGCTACAACATCCAGCATAAGTAACTTAACATCCAGTGTGTATAGCTTACAAATTACAGATGCCAATAATTGTAGTACATCATTTACTCAGACACTTTCCAATTCAGGAGCACCTAGCATTTCGATTCTTTCGCAAAACAATGTAAACTGCTTTGGATCTACAAATGGGTCGGCCTCCATTAGTGTTAGTGGCGGAAGTAACCCTTACACCTATTCTTGGAGCAATGGCAATAACACATCAATAGCAACGGGTTTAACAGCAAATACATACACAGTATTTGTTACGGATGCAGGCGGATGCTCTACCCAATCAACTATCACAATTACACAGCCCGGCAGCGCAATAACAGGAACGTTGCAAACATCCATTTCTTCTTGTGTCGGAAATACAAATGGAATAATAACATCAAACTTTTCTGGTGGAAGTATGCCATATAATTACTTATGGAATACAAGCGCTACAACTTCATCATTAAATAATCTTACAACTGGCGTTTATACGTTAACGCTCTCGGACAACAATGGATGTTCTTTACAATTATCAACATTACTAGGTGCTTCGGGCGGAGGAACTGCTTCTATTTCTGCTCAAAGCAATGTAAGTTGTTTTGGAGGCACCAATGGAAGCGCTACTGCAAGCGTAATTGGTGGTCTAGCTCCGTTTACATACAACTGGAGTACCAACAGCACCTCTAGTCAAATAAATAATTTAGCTCCGGGAAGCTACATAGTATTAACTACGGATGCAAATGGATGTACCTCGCTGGATACAGCTATTATAAGTCAACCTAATGCACCGCTATCTGCAACAGCTTCCATTACATCCTCTGTAACTTGTAACGGAGCAGCTAATGGAATAATTACTGTAGCTACCGCAGGAGGAACCTCCGGATATATTTACACGCTATCTCCCGGAAACACCATTAGCTTTAATGGCATTTTTAATGGAGTAGCGGCTGGGGCATACACTATTTTAGTTACTGATGCAAATGGATGTACATCCTCAGCAACTGCATTCGGCTCTATTATTATTCCACAGCCCAACCCAATAAATGTATCAGCCAATATTTCTGCTAATGCTAGTTGTTTCGGAACTGCAACAGGTATTATAAATGCATCAGCAAATGGAGGTGTTCCAAACTATCTATATTCACTTGCACCATCCGGGCAAACTTCAACTACAGGTATTTTCACAAACATAGTAGCCGGTACCTATACAGTAATTGTAACTGATAATGCAAACTGTACATCTACCAACAATGCAGTAGTTACAATAACTCAGCCAACAGCAATTACTTTTGCAGCAAATACAACTGTTACAAACGAATCGTGTCCTCAAACATTTGATGGATCTATAAATACTGTTGCATCTGGCGGTGCAGGCGGATTCTCTTACTCTCTGCTACCTGCAGGAGCAACCAATAACAATGGAACATTTTCGAATTTATCAGCAGGTTCTTATACCATAGTAGTTACAGACGCAACAAGTTGTACTGCAGTATCCCAAGCATTTGCAATAACAAACCAATCCGAAGGAAAGGTAATTGCGGAAAACGATGAAACTAGTGTTGAATTTAACACCTCTGCATCAATTGATATTTCGGCAAACGACACAACATCCAATGCAACCATTACAATTGTGCAAAACCCTATAAATGGAAGCATTATAAGTATTTCAAATGGGGTTGTTAATTACAAACCAAACGAAGGATTTTCGGGAAATGATTCATTAACGTATGTAGTTTGCGACCAATTTTGCACACTTGCATGTGATACAGCAAAAGTGTATTTAAATGTCCTACCTGAATTAATTTTCTCTATTCCAAATGGATTTAGCCCTGATGGTGATGGTATAAACGACAAATTTGTTATAAAAAATATCGACCGCTTTGGAGACAACAAATTAGAAATTTACAACAGATGGGGGGTATTAATTTTTGAAGCATCTTCTTATAAAAACGAATGGGATGGCACTACTAATAATAGTAGTGCAGTTGTATTAGGTGATGGTAAAGTTGTTTCCGGAACCTATTATTACGTATTAACATTAAAAGACAACAATGAAATTCACAAAGGCTATTTGGAAATACGTAGATAA
- a CDS encoding DegT/DnrJ/EryC1/StrS family aminotransferase: MVDLKTQYEKIKTEVDSAIQNVITNTAFINGPEVKAFADELGAFLNAKHVIPCANGTDALQIAMMALDLKPGDEVITASFTYVATAEVIALLGLTPVLVDVYPDTFTIDVKAVEKAITPKTKAIVPVHLFGQCADMEPLMELAKKHNLYVIEDVAQAIGADYSFKNGTKQKAGTIGTVGCTSFFPSKNLGCYGDGGAMYTNDEALAQKIRMIANHGQSVQYVHDSIGVNSRLDSIQAAILRIKLRDLNNYAAARNKAANYYDKAFANNPKLTTPARAKNSNHVFHQYTLVLNGVDRTKLKDFLASKDIPAMIYYPIPLHMQKAYKNERYKQGDFPVTEKLCASVLSLPMHTELDEETLKYITETVLQFVN, translated from the coding sequence ATGGTAGACTTGAAAACTCAGTACGAAAAAATAAAAACTGAGGTGGATTCAGCCATTCAAAACGTAATAACAAATACTGCATTTATTAATGGCCCTGAAGTAAAAGCATTTGCAGATGAATTGGGTGCATTCTTGAATGCCAAACATGTAATTCCATGTGCAAATGGAACAGATGCATTACAAATAGCCATGATGGCGCTTGATTTAAAACCGGGAGATGAAGTCATCACTGCTAGTTTTACCTATGTTGCAACTGCCGAAGTAATAGCCCTTTTAGGCTTAACACCTGTATTAGTAGATGTATATCCAGACACATTTACGATTGACGTAAAAGCTGTTGAAAAGGCAATTACCCCTAAAACGAAAGCTATTGTGCCGGTTCATCTATTCGGACAATGTGCCGATATGGAACCATTGATGGAATTGGCTAAAAAGCACAACCTATATGTAATTGAAGATGTAGCACAAGCAATTGGTGCTGATTACAGTTTTAAAAATGGTACTAAACAAAAGGCAGGAACAATTGGAACTGTTGGATGCACCTCATTCTTCCCTTCAAAAAATTTGGGTTGTTACGGTGATGGTGGAGCTATGTACACCAATGATGAAGCATTGGCACAAAAAATAAGAATGATTGCAAATCACGGACAATCGGTACAATATGTTCACGATAGTATAGGTGTAAATTCTAGATTAGACAGTATTCAAGCTGCCATATTGAGAATTAAACTGCGCGACTTAAATAATTATGCTGCCGCCAGAAACAAGGCTGCAAACTACTACGATAAAGCATTTGCAAATAATCCAAAACTAACCACTCCGGCACGGGCAAAAAACTCTAATCACGTATTTCACCAATACACATTAGTTTTAAACGGTGTTGACAGAACAAAACTAAAAGACTTTTTAGCATCAAAAGATATACCTGCAATGATTTACTACCCTATTCCATTGCACATGCAAAAAGCGTATAAAAATGAACGATACAAACAAGGCGATTTTCCTGTTACAGAAAAACTTTGCGCATCAGTACTTTCGTTGCCAATGCACACAGAATTGGACGAAGAAACGTTGAAGTATATTACTGAAACGGTGTTGCAATTTGTCAATTAG
- a CDS encoding UDP-glucose/GDP-mannose dehydrogenase family protein encodes MNIAVVGTGYVGLVTGTCLAETGNNVICVDINAEKVKKMQEGVVPIYEPHLDVLFHRNIKAGRLTFTTNLKEAIDNSKIIFLALPTPPGEDGSADLSYILGVANDLGKIITDYKVVIDKSTVPVGTADKVREAIAKHTKQEFDVVSNPEFLREGFAVDDFMKPDRVVVGTSSSKAKKILEELYKPFVRQGNPIIIMDEKSAELTKYAANAFLATKITFMNEIANLCEKVGADVDMVRIGIGSDDRIGKRFLFPGIGYGGSCFPKDVQALAKSAEDVSYDFKILDAVMDVNEKQKTVLVEKIKAYFNNNLKGKHFALWGLAFKPDTDDIREAPALYIIEALLHAGATISAYDPEAMKNVQNLIGSKINYATDQYDALKNADALIIATEWGLFRTPDFEKVTSLLKTKTIFDGRNLYGIDQMREQGYYYCSIGRNVVS; translated from the coding sequence ATGAACATAGCAGTTGTAGGAACAGGATATGTAGGATTGGTTACAGGAACCTGTTTAGCTGAAACAGGAAACAATGTAATATGCGTTGATATTAATGCTGAGAAAGTAAAAAAAATGCAGGAGGGTGTTGTACCTATTTACGAACCGCATTTAGATGTACTTTTCCATAGAAATATAAAAGCCGGAAGATTAACATTTACTACCAACTTAAAAGAGGCTATTGATAACTCTAAAATTATTTTTCTAGCTCTACCTACTCCTCCAGGCGAAGATGGATCTGCGGACTTAAGCTATATACTTGGTGTAGCAAATGATTTAGGTAAAATAATTACAGACTACAAAGTTGTTATTGATAAAAGCACAGTACCTGTTGGTACCGCAGACAAAGTACGTGAAGCTATTGCTAAACATACCAAGCAAGAGTTTGATGTTGTTTCAAATCCCGAATTTTTGCGCGAAGGGTTTGCTGTGGATGATTTCATGAAGCCCGACAGAGTTGTGGTTGGCACTAGCTCCAGCAAAGCAAAAAAAATACTAGAAGAATTATATAAACCTTTTGTGCGACAAGGAAATCCAATAATAATTATGGATGAGAAGTCAGCAGAACTTACCAAATATGCTGCCAATGCGTTCTTAGCTACTAAAATTACATTCATGAACGAGATTGCAAATTTATGCGAGAAAGTTGGTGCAGATGTAGATATGGTGCGTATAGGAATTGGATCTGATGATAGAATTGGAAAACGGTTTTTATTTCCGGGTATTGGTTATGGAGGAAGCTGCTTTCCAAAAGATGTGCAAGCACTTGCTAAATCGGCAGAAGATGTGAGTTATGATTTTAAAATTTTGGATGCTGTGATGGACGTAAACGAAAAACAAAAAACCGTTTTAGTCGAAAAAATAAAAGCCTATTTCAACAACAACTTAAAAGGAAAACATTTTGCACTGTGGGGTTTAGCATTTAAGCCTGATACAGACGATATTCGCGAAGCACCGGCATTATACATAATTGAAGCATTATTACACGCAGGAGCTACTATTTCTGCGTACGACCCGGAAGCAATGAAAAATGTACAAAATTTAATTGGGTCTAAAATTAATTACGCAACCGACCAATACGATGCTCTTAAAAATGCAGATGCACTTATTATTGCTACTGAATGGGGCCTATTCCGCACACCAGACTTTGAAAAAGTAACTTCGCTATTGAAAACAAAAACTATTTTCGATGGCCGTAATTTATACGGCATAGATCAAATGCGCGAGCAAGGGTATTATTACTGCAGTATTGGAAGGAATGTAGTTAGTTAA